A genomic window from Lycium barbarum isolate Lr01 chromosome 4, ASM1917538v2, whole genome shotgun sequence includes:
- the LOC132636671 gene encoding protein NRT1/ PTR FAMILY 6.4-like: protein MGFIHYHAEKDGSTDGALVDFRGNPVDKSRTGGWLGAGLILGTELSERLCVMGISMNLVTYLVGDLHLPSSDSANIVTNFMGTLNILALFGGFLADAKLGRYATIGIFGCISAVGVTLLTLATSVPSMKPPVCDSRSKGHCIEASGQQLALLFAALYTISLGCGGIKSSVSGFGSDQFDSSNPKENKAMIYFFNRFYFCISLGSLFAVTVLVYIQDNVGRGWGYGISAGTMVLAVAVLLGGTKFYRFKKPEGSPLTIIWRVLFLAWRKRKLSHPSDPGFLNEYHNAKVPHTEMLRCFDKAAILDDYAVANENRNNPWIVSTVTQVEEVKMVLKLIPIWSTCILFWTVYSQMNTFSIEQATFMNRNVGKFGVPAGSFSFFLFISILLFTSINERVTVPIARKITGNNQGLTSLQRVGIGLTLSVAGMVAAAIVEKQRRENAIKHNYSISAFWLVPQFFIVGAGEAFAYVGQLEFFIREAPEGMKSMSTGLFLTTLSMGFFMSSLLVSVVHKVTNGSWLKSNLNNGRLDEFYWTLAVLGILNFLVFLVFSMRHQYKAQNLNRTLEDSEEELKNWNDTSIDNTKKYPGAAEEQV from the exons ATG GGTTTTATTCATTACCATGCTGAAAAAGATGGTTCAACTGATGGAGCTCTAGTCGATTTTCGTGGAAATCCAGTCGATAAATCGCGTACTGGAGGATGGCTTGGTGCAGGGCTAATCCTAG GGACAGAGCTATCAGAAAGACTATGTGTCATGGGAATATCAATGAATTTGGTGACTTACTTGGTTGGAGATTTACATCTTCCATCCTCTGATTCTGCTAACATTGTCACCAATTTCATGGGCACACTCAATATTCTTGCCCTCTTTGGTGGTTTCTTGGCAGATGCTAAACTCGGCCGTTATGCAACTATTGGAATCTTTGGTTGCATCTCTGCAGTG GGAGTAACACTGTTGACACTCGCAACATCCGTCCCAAGTATGAAGCCGCCCGTGTGCGACTCAAGATCAAAAGGCCACTGCATTGAAGCCAGTGGGCAGCAGCTCGCTCTCCTCTTCGCAGCATTATACACCATATCCCTCGGTTGTGGGGGGATAAAGTCAAGCGTGTCCGGTTTTGGATCGGACCAATTTGATTCGTCAAATCCTAAAGAGAACAAGGCCATGATATACTTCTTCAACAGGTTCTACTTCTGCATAAGCCTTGGATCTTTGTTTGCAGTGACTGTGTTAGTGTATATACAAGACAATGTTGGAAGGGGGTGGGGGTATGGAATATCAGCTGGCACAATGGTACTAGCAGTGGCTGTATTGCTTGGTGGAACAAAATTTTACAGATTCAAGAAGCCAGAGGGAAGTCCTTTGACTATAATATGGAGAGTTTTGTTCTTGGCTTGGAGAAAGAGAAAGCTTTCTCACCCTTCAGATCCTGGATTCTTGAATGAATATCACAATGCAAAAGTACCACATACAGAAATGCTGAG GTGTTTTGACAAGGCAGCGATTCTTGATGATTATGCAGTTGCAAATGAAAATAGAAACAATCCATGGATAGTATCAACCGTTACTCAAGTCGAAGAAGTGAAAATGGTTCTTAAGTTGATTCCGATATGGTCCACGTGCATACTTTTCTGGACGGTTTATTCTCAGATGAATACGTTCAGCATCGAGCAAGCTACCTTCATGAATCGAAACGTTGGCAAATTTGGTGTCCCAGCGGggtccttttctttttttctctttatttcaATACTCTTGTTTACTTCCATAAACGAAAGGGTCACTGTACCTATTGCAAGAAAAATCACGGGCAATAACCAAGGACTCACAAGCCTTCAAAGGGTTGGAATTGGACTAACACTATCTGTTGCCGGGATGGTAGCTGCAGCTATTGTAGAAAAACAAAGAAGGGAGAACGCCATAAAACACAACTATAGCATAAGTGCTTTTTGGTTAGTCCCTCAGTTCTTCATTGTTGGCGCTGGTGAAGCTTTCGCCTATGTTGGACAACTCGAGTTTTTCATCAGGGAAGCACCGGAAGGAATGAAATCTATGAGCACCGGCCTATTCCTTACCACGCTCTCCATGGGATTTTTTATGAGTAGCTTGCTAGTGTCAGTTGTACATAAGGTAACGAACGGAAGCTGGCTTAAAAGCAATTTGAACAACGGTAGGCTGGACGAATTCTACTGGACGCTAGCAGTGCTCGGAATACTCAATTTCTTGGTTTTCCTAGTTTTCTCAATGAGACACCAATACAAGGCGCAAAACCTTAACAGGACTCTTGAAGACTCAGAAGAAGAGCTCAAGAATTGGAACGATACGAGCATTGACAACACGAAAAAGTACCCTGGTGCTGCAGAGGAGCAAGTCTAA